From the genome of Triticum aestivum cultivar Chinese Spring chromosome 3B, IWGSC CS RefSeq v2.1, whole genome shotgun sequence, one region includes:
- the LOC123072629 gene encoding probable splicing factor 3A subunit 1, whose product MGTPTVAPAPLLAAPDGGEAAANGDHEREQQLQIVPSSAAPAASAPSKPPEPAPTVATHTRTIGIIHPPPDIRVIIEKTATFVAKNGPEFERRIVAHNQGNAKFNFLQPSDPYHAYYQHRVSEIADAPPAPDSAAAADPDALPSDDSAAPADDHSAPFRVGPPAKVLVPPKAELYTVRLPEGITTEEVDIVKLTAQFVARNGKTFLASLASRESTNPQFNFLRPTHSMFPFFTALADIYSRVMRPDEGVAALMRELKEGTKDLTTVLERCLNRLEWDRSQEQAKQQAEDEVEMERMQMSMIDWHDFVVVETIEFADDEFEGLPVPPTLEELKRRKRMETLGEEEPMELAEPAKDVEMDMDEEEMQLVEEGMKAARLDENDGGAQVKVAGNDDEPPMRIVKNYKRPEERIPAERDPTKVVVSPITGELIPISEMEEHMRISLIDPKYKEQKERMLAKIKETTLAPDDEISRNIIGLARTRPDIFGTTEEEVSNAVKAEIEKKKDEQPNQVIWDGHSGSIGWTATQAMSVGGEEQGDASNAPGPAPLPRPGMSLPRPPQPLSLVNVPRFTPNPMPYHVQPPHHMQGVPPHMMPNMHQPLPPGQQHMIRMSGPMGHMPSNIPPPPPGHNTQFMPGPPRFAMPPPPHMQNMPAMVNPIGIPQPPPPLPPQPPAEEQPPLPEEPEPKRQRTDDASLIPAEQFLAQHPGPARISVSVPNLDEGNLRGQVLEISVQSLSDTVGSLKEQIAGELQLPANKQKLSVRTSFLKDNLSLAYYNVGPGVVINLALRERGGRKK is encoded by the exons atgggaACCCCCACGGTGGCCCCCGcgcccctcctcgccgccccggacggcggcgaggcggccgcCAACGGCGACCACGAGCGAGAGCAGCAGCTGCAGATCgtcccctcctccgccgcccccgccgcctccgccccctCCAAGCCGCCCGAGCCGGCGCCGACGGTGGCCACCCACACGCGCACCATCGGCATCATCCACCCGCCGCCCGACATCCGCGTCATCATCGAGAAGACGGCCACCTTCGTCGCCAAGAACGGGCCCGAGTTCGAGCGCCGCATCGTCGCCCACAACCAGGGCAACGCCAAGTTCAACTTCCTCCAGCCCTCCGACCCCTACCACGCCTACTACCAGCACCGCGTCTCCGAGATCGCCGACGCGCCGCCCGCCcccgactccgccgccgccgccgaccccgacgccCTCCCCTCCGACGActccgccgcccccgccgacgACCACTCCGCGCCCTTCCGCGTCGGCCCGCCCGCCAAGGTGCTCGTGCCGCCCAAGGCCGAGCTCTACACCGTGCGCCTCCCCGAGGGCATCACCAccgaggaggtggacatcgtcaAGCTCACGGCGCAGTTCGTCGCCCGCAATGGCAAGACCTTCCTCGCCAGCCTCGCGTCCAGGGAGAGCACCAACCCGCAGTTCAACTTCCTCCGCCCCACCCACAGCATGTTCCCCTTCTTCACCGCGCTCGCCGACATCTACTCGAGGGTGATGCGGCCCGACGAGGGCGTGGCTGCCCTCATGAGGGAGCTCAAGGAGGGGACCAAGGACCTCACCACCGTGCTGGAGCGCTGCCTCAACCGGCTCGAGTGGGATCGGTCGCAGGAGCAGGCCAAGCAGCAGGCGGAGGATGAGGTCGAGATGGAGAGGATGCAGATGTCCATGATTGATTGGCATGATTTCGTCGTTGTCGAGACTATTGAGTTTGCAGATGATGAGTTCGAGGGCCTCCCTGTGCCGCCTACGCTGGAAGAGCTGAAGCGCCGCAAGAggatggagaccttgggagaggaGGAACCCATGGAATTGGCTGAACCAGCCAAGGATGTTGAGATGGACATGGATGAGGAGGAGATGCAGCTTGTCGAGGAAGGAATGAAGGCAGCAAGGCTCGATGAGAACGATGGAGGAGCACAGGTTAAGGTGGCCGGTAATGATGATGAGCCGCCTATGAGAATTGTCAAAAACTACAAGAGGCCCGAGGAGAGGATCCCTGCGGAGAGGGACCCGACCAAGGTTGTTGTCTCACCAATAACCGGGGAGCTCATTCCGATCAGCGAGATGGAGGAACACATGCGCATCTCGCTCATTGACCCCAAGTACAAGGAACAGAAAGAAAGAATGCTGGCCAAGATTAAGGAAACCACGCTTGCTCCTGATGATGAGATCTCCCGTAACATTATTGGTCTTGCACGTACCAGGCCAGATATTTTTGGAACCACCGAGGAAGAGGTTTCTAATGCCGTCAAGGCAGAAATTGAAAAGAAAAAGGATGAGCAGCCAAATCAGGTTATTTGGGATGGTCATTCTGGGAGCATCGGTTGGACAGCCACTCAGGCAATGTCTGTTGGTGGAGAAGAACAGGGTGATGCCTCAAATGCTCCTGGTCCAGCTCCACTTCCTCGGCCTGGCATGTCGTTGCCCCGGCCTCCCCAACCACTTTCCTTGGTCAATGTTCCCCGATTTACACCCAATCCAATGCCTTATCATGTCCAACCCCCTCATCATATGCAAGGAGTTCCACCACATATGATGCCCAACATGCACCAACCTCTGCCACCAGGTCAACAACACATGATTAGGATGTCAGGTCCCATGGGTCATATGCCAAGTAATATCCCTCCACCGCCTCCAGGCCATAATACTCAGTTCATGCCTGGTCCACCACGGTTCGCTATGCCCCCTCCCCCGCACATGCAGAACATGCCAGCCATGGTCAACCCCATCGGAATCCCCCAGCCTCCACCACCTTTGCCTCCACAACCACCTGCCGAGGAGCAGCCACCTCTACCTGAGGAACCAGAACCTAAGAGGCAGAGAACAGATGATGCTTCTCTGATCCCAGCTGAGCAGTTCCTCGCTCAGCATCCG GGCCCTGCTCGCATCTCAGTTTCTGTGCCCAACCTTGATGAAGGAAACTTGCGAGGCCAAGTTTTGGAGATCTCTGTCCAATCACTCTCAGACACAGTTGGCAGTCTGAAGGAGCAAATTGCTGGAGAGCTGCAGCTTCCTGCTAACAAGCAGAAGCTGAGTGTGAGGACTAGTTTCCTCAAGGACAATCTTTCTCTTGCTTATTACAATGTTGGCCCTGGGGTGGTCATCAATCTAGCTCTGAGGGAGCGTGGTGGGAGAAAGAAATGA